The following coding sequences lie in one Sphingopyxis sp. MWB1 genomic window:
- the hrcA gene encoding heat-inducible transcriptional repressor HrcA, producing the protein MTTAPIIELTTRARDVFRLVVDAYLETGQPVGSRTLSKLAALNLSPASIRNVMQDLEELGLLASPHTSAGRMPTEQGLRLFVDGMMQVAEPSAEDRAQIEASLSESGPIESALAQATSALSGLSACAGLVLVPKHERVLKQVTFVPLSEVQALVVLVASDGAVENRVIDIPAGLSPSALVEAGNYISSLMAGLTLTEAMERVRREMEAERIAIDRAAQDLVARGLALWSSDGADRPVLIVRGQANLLDDSAIGDLDRVRQLLDELETKQDIARLLDSAREGSATRIFIGSENKLFSLSGSSVIAAPYRGSDGRVVGVVGVIGPTRLNYARIVPMVDFTAQSLSRLIR; encoded by the coding sequence ATGACAACGGCTCCCATCATCGAACTGACTACGCGCGCGCGCGATGTGTTCCGGCTGGTGGTCGACGCCTATCTCGAAACCGGCCAGCCGGTCGGCTCGCGCACCCTCTCCAAACTCGCCGCGCTCAATCTTTCGCCCGCCTCGATCCGCAATGTGATGCAGGATCTGGAGGAGCTGGGCCTGCTCGCCAGCCCGCACACCAGTGCGGGGCGGATGCCGACCGAACAGGGGCTGCGCCTCTTCGTCGACGGGATGATGCAGGTCGCCGAACCCAGCGCGGAGGATCGCGCGCAGATTGAGGCGAGCCTGTCCGAAAGCGGCCCCATCGAAAGCGCGCTCGCCCAGGCGACCTCGGCGCTTTCCGGCCTTTCCGCCTGCGCGGGGTTGGTGCTCGTTCCCAAGCATGAACGTGTGCTCAAACAAGTAACCTTCGTGCCCTTGTCAGAGGTTCAGGCGCTCGTCGTGCTCGTCGCCAGCGACGGCGCGGTGGAAAATCGCGTCATCGACATTCCCGCAGGGCTCAGCCCGTCGGCGCTGGTCGAGGCAGGCAATTATATCAGCTCGCTGATGGCGGGCCTCACGCTGACCGAAGCGATGGAGCGCGTGCGGCGCGAGATGGAGGCCGAACGCATCGCCATCGACCGCGCGGCGCAGGATCTGGTGGCGCGCGGCCTTGCCCTCTGGTCCTCCGACGGCGCCGACCGCCCGGTACTGATCGTGCGGGGCCAGGCCAATCTGCTCGACGACAGCGCGATCGGCGACCTCGACCGGGTGCGCCAGCTTCTTGACGAGCTTGAAACCAAGCAGGATATCGCCCGCCTGCTCGACAGCGCGCGCGAGGGCAGCGCGACGCGGATTTTCATCGGTTCTGAAAACAAGCTCTTTTCGCTGTCGGGTTCGTCGGTTATCGCGGCCCCTTATCGCGGCAGCGACGGGCGCGTGGTCGGCGTCGTCGGGGTTATCGGCCCGACGCGCTTGAACTATGCGCGCATCGTACCCATGGTGGACTTCACCGCTCAATCGCTTTCCAGACTGATACGATAG
- the recR gene encoding recombination mediator RecR, giving the protein MVSTEIEALVQQLARLPGLGPRSARRAVLHLMKKRESAFAPLLAALQSVSERLVTCGICGNVDTQDPCAICADPRRDERSLCVVEEVSDLWALDKSRLFPGKYHVLGGRLSALEGVRPQDLSIDALVARVAAGGIDEVVLAMNATLEGQTTAHYLAERLENYPVRLTQLAHGLPVGGELDYLDEGTLAQALRARRPVG; this is encoded by the coding sequence ATGGTCTCCACCGAAATTGAAGCGCTGGTTCAGCAACTCGCCCGTTTGCCGGGGCTGGGGCCGCGCTCGGCGCGGCGCGCGGTGCTGCATCTGATGAAAAAGCGCGAGAGCGCCTTTGCGCCGCTGCTCGCCGCGCTTCAGAGCGTGTCCGAACGGCTCGTCACCTGCGGCATTTGCGGCAATGTCGATACGCAGGACCCCTGCGCCATCTGCGCCGATCCGCGCCGCGACGAACGCAGCCTGTGCGTGGTCGAGGAAGTGTCGGACCTGTGGGCGCTCGACAAGTCGCGGCTGTTTCCCGGCAAATATCATGTGCTGGGCGGGCGATTGTCGGCGCTGGAAGGGGTGCGGCCGCAGGACCTCAGCATCGACGCGCTGGTCGCGCGCGTCGCGGCGGGCGGGATCGATGAAGTGGTACTGGCGATGAACGCCACGCTGGAAGGCCAGACGACGGCCCATTATCTGGCCGAGCGGCTGGAAAATTATCCGGTGCGGCTGACGCAGCTGGCCCATGGCCTGCCGGTCGGCGGCGAGCTCGATTATCTGGACGAAGGGACGCTGGCGCAGGCGCTGAGGGCGCGGCGGCCGGTTGGGTAG
- a CDS encoding YraN family protein, with protein sequence MTRAAAEARGRKAERRAAWWLRLHGWRILGERLRVSVGEVDLVARRGRVVAFIEVKWRDRAGDLDFSIDARRLRRVAAAAEMLAPRFARAGDDIRIDAMLLAPGRLPRHLVHVWQP encoded by the coding sequence TTGACCCGCGCCGCGGCCGAGGCACGCGGGCGCAAGGCCGAACGACGCGCCGCTTGGTGGCTGCGCCTTCACGGCTGGCGCATCTTGGGCGAGCGGCTGCGCGTGTCGGTGGGCGAGGTCGACCTGGTTGCGCGCCGGGGCCGCGTGGTCGCCTTCATCGAAGTGAAGTGGCGCGACCGGGCCGGGGATCTCGATTTTTCCATCGACGCCCGGCGGCTGCGCCGCGTTGCGGCGGCGGCGGAAATGCTCGCCCCGCGCTTCGCCCGTGCAGGCGATGACATCCGTATCGACGCGATGCTCCTTGCGCCGGGGCGCCTGCCACGCCATCTGGTCCACGTCTGGCAACCATGA
- the gshB gene encoding glutathione synthase, whose amino-acid sequence MTLRAAVQMDPMDGINIAGDSSFHLMMKAQERGYRLYHYDVRGLTWEAGRLTTRAHPVEALAREPGNHYRFGDPVTLDLGRDVDVVLMRQDPPFDLGYLTGTWLLERLAGETLVVNDPVSVRNAPEKVFVLDYAEYMPPTMVTRDLDAVKDFQKRHGAVVIKPLHGNGGKAVFKIDADGANLGALVELFGQVWPEPFMVQQFLPSVSEGDKRIVLIDGEVAGAINRKPGEGEFRSNLAVGGYAEAAELSAREKEICAALGPALKERGLIFVGIDVIGGEWLTEINVTSPTGIVAIDRFNNSDTAGMIWDAIARRIG is encoded by the coding sequence ATGACCCTGCGCGCCGCCGTGCAAATGGACCCGATGGACGGCATCAATATCGCCGGCGACAGCAGCTTTCATCTGATGATGAAGGCGCAGGAGCGCGGCTATCGCCTCTATCATTATGATGTGCGCGGCCTGACGTGGGAGGCGGGACGGCTGACGACGCGCGCGCATCCGGTCGAAGCCCTGGCGCGCGAACCGGGCAACCATTACCGCTTCGGCGATCCCGTGACGCTCGACCTTGGCCGCGATGTCGATGTCGTGCTGATGCGGCAAGACCCGCCCTTCGACCTTGGCTATCTCACCGGCACCTGGCTGCTCGAACGGCTGGCGGGGGAGACGCTGGTGGTCAACGACCCCGTCTCGGTCCGCAACGCGCCCGAAAAAGTCTTCGTGCTCGACTATGCCGAATATATGCCGCCGACGATGGTGACGCGCGATCTCGACGCGGTGAAGGATTTTCAGAAACGCCACGGCGCGGTCGTGATCAAGCCGCTGCACGGCAATGGCGGCAAGGCGGTGTTCAAGATCGACGCCGATGGCGCCAATCTCGGCGCGCTTGTCGAACTCTTCGGCCAGGTCTGGCCCGAACCCTTCATGGTCCAGCAATTTCTGCCCAGCGTCAGCGAGGGCGACAAGCGCATCGTGCTGATCGACGGCGAAGTCGCGGGCGCGATCAACCGCAAGCCCGGCGAAGGCGAATTTCGCTCGAACCTCGCCGTCGGCGGCTATGCCGAAGCCGCCGAGCTCAGCGCGCGCGAGAAGGAAATCTGCGCCGCCCTTGGCCCCGCGCTCAAGGAACGGGGGCTGATCTTTGTGGGCATCGACGTGATCGGCGGCGAGTGGCTCACCGAAATCAACGTGACTTCGCCCACCGGCATTGTCGCGATCGACCGTTTCAACAACAGCGATACGGCGGGGATGATCTGGGACGCCATCGCCCGGCGCATCGGCTAG
- the def gene encoding peptide deformylase: MAILPIIETPDPRLRVISEPVETFDAELKQLVADMFETMYDAPGIGLAAIQVGVPKRILVIDLQEADPEDEEGKRVIRDPRVFINPVFSDFSEEHSVYQEGCLSVPEQYADVTRPAEVTVDWQDEDGKHHQERMTGLMATCIQHEHDHLEGILFIDHLSRLKREMVLKKLAKLRKAA, encoded by the coding sequence ATGGCCATTTTACCGATCATTGAGACGCCGGACCCGCGGCTGCGCGTCATTTCCGAGCCGGTCGAGACGTTCGACGCCGAGCTGAAGCAGCTTGTCGCCGATATGTTCGAGACCATGTATGACGCGCCCGGCATCGGGCTTGCCGCCATTCAGGTGGGGGTGCCCAAGCGCATCCTGGTGATCGACCTGCAGGAAGCCGACCCCGAGGATGAAGAGGGCAAGCGGGTCATTCGCGACCCCCGCGTCTTTATCAATCCGGTTTTTTCGGACTTTTCGGAAGAGCATAGCGTCTATCAGGAAGGGTGCCTGTCGGTGCCCGAACAATATGCCGATGTGACGCGCCCCGCCGAAGTGACCGTCGATTGGCAGGATGAGGATGGCAAGCATCATCAGGAACGCATGACCGGCCTGATGGCGACATGCATCCAGCATGAGCATGATCATCTGGAAGGCATTTTGTTCATCGACCATCTGTCGCGGCTGAAGCGCGAGATGGTGCTGAAGAAGCTGGCGAAGCTGCGTAAGGCGGCGTGA
- the rph gene encoding ribonuclease PH, producing MRPSGRAPDQMRPIAIETAFTIHAEGSVLVSFGNTKVLVTASVEEKVPPFLRGKGQGWVTAEYGMLPRATHTRGSREAARGKQSGRTQEIQRLIGRSLRAVVDMEKLGERQIVIDCDVIQADGGTRTASISGAWVALRLAVDKLLEAKTIAEDPIADKVGAISCGIYQGTPVLDLDYDEDSNAEADGNFVLTGKGQIVEVQASAEGATYDEEGLLRLLRLARIGCGEIFAAQDAATGR from the coding sequence ATGCGTCCTTCCGGCCGCGCGCCCGACCAGATGCGCCCCATCGCCATTGAAACCGCCTTCACCATCCATGCGGAGGGGAGCGTGCTGGTCAGCTTTGGCAATACCAAGGTGCTGGTGACCGCGAGCGTCGAGGAAAAGGTGCCGCCCTTCCTGCGGGGCAAGGGGCAGGGCTGGGTGACCGCCGAATATGGCATGTTGCCCCGCGCGACGCATACGCGCGGCAGCCGCGAGGCAGCGCGCGGCAAGCAATCGGGACGGACGCAGGAAATTCAGCGGCTTATCGGGCGAAGCTTGCGCGCTGTCGTCGATATGGAAAAGCTGGGCGAGCGGCAGATTGTCATCGATTGCGACGTGATCCAGGCCGATGGCGGCACGCGCACCGCGTCGATTTCGGGCGCGTGGGTCGCGCTGCGGCTCGCGGTGGACAAGCTGCTGGAAGCGAAGACGATTGCCGAAGACCCGATTGCCGACAAGGTGGGCGCGATTTCCTGCGGCATTTATCAGGGGACGCCGGTGCTCGACCTTGATTATGACGAGGATTCGAATGCCGAGGCCGACGGCAATTTCGTGCTGACCGGCAAGGGGCAGATTGTCGAAGTGCAGGCGAGCGCCGAGGGGGCAACCTATGATGAGGAAGGGCTGCTGCGCCTGCTGCGGCTCGCGCGCATCGGCTGCGGCGAGATTTTCGCGGCGCAGGATGCGGCGACGGGGCGGTAA
- the rsmI gene encoding 16S rRNA (cytidine(1402)-2'-O)-methyltransferase, giving the protein MSDSPIKNSPSAGLYIVATPIGNLADISARAAALLAQADVIAAEDTRVTAKLLSHLGVRIPMIPYHDHSDDRTRAALIERMESEIVALVSDAGTPLISDPGYKLVRDARAAGRHVTTLPGPCAAIAAITLSGLPSDRFLFAGFLPSKAKARADSIAELASLRATLIFYESGPRLAATLAALAQGLGDRDAAVAREISKLYEECVTGTLTELAARYADAPPKGEIVLIVGPPAEQTHEEGDDATIDTALRVALADQPVAKAAKAVAKRFGRDRHDIYARALALKERV; this is encoded by the coding sequence ATGTCGGATTCGCCCATTAAAAATTCTCCCTCCGCAGGCCTTTATATCGTGGCGACGCCTATCGGCAACCTTGCTGACATCAGCGCGCGCGCTGCGGCGTTGCTGGCGCAAGCCGATGTGATTGCAGCAGAAGATACGCGGGTGACGGCAAAGCTTCTGTCGCACCTCGGGGTTCGCATTCCGATGATTCCCTATCATGATCATAGCGACGATCGCACGCGCGCCGCCTTGATTGAACGCATGGAAAGCGAAATCGTCGCACTGGTGTCCGACGCGGGCACGCCGCTGATTTCCGATCCCGGTTACAAGCTGGTGCGCGACGCGCGCGCGGCGGGGCGGCATGTCACCACCCTGCCCGGCCCCTGCGCCGCCATTGCCGCCATCACCCTGTCGGGGCTGCCAAGCGATCGTTTCCTGTTCGCAGGCTTCCTGCCCAGCAAGGCTAAGGCGCGCGCCGACAGCATCGCCGAACTGGCGAGCTTGCGCGCCACGCTGATCTTCTATGAAAGCGGCCCGCGCCTTGCCGCGACGCTCGCGGCGCTGGCACAGGGTCTGGGCGACCGCGACGCCGCCGTGGCGCGCGAGATCAGCAAGCTTTACGAAGAATGCGTCACCGGTACGCTCACCGAGCTGGCCGCCCGCTATGCCGACGCGCCGCCCAAAGGCGAAATCGTCCTGATCGTCGGCCCGCCCGCCGAACAAACCCATGAAGAAGGCGATGACGCGACGATCGACACGGCCTTGCGCGTCGCGCTCGCCGATCAGCCGGTCGCCAAAGCAGCCAAGGCGGTGGCCAAGCGTTTCGGGCGCGACCGCCACGATATTTATGCGCGCGCGCTGGCGCTCAAGGAGCGTGTTTGA
- a CDS encoding (d)CMP kinase: protein MIIELNGPAGVGKLTIGRMVARDLGGRLLDNHTIYGQSASSPV from the coding sequence ATGATCATCGAGCTGAACGGTCCGGCGGGCGTCGGGAAGCTGACCATTGGACGGATGGTTGCGCGTGATTTGGGCGGCCGTCTGCTCGACAATCATACGATCTATGGCCAGTCCGCCTCTTCGCCGGTTTGA
- the rdgB gene encoding RdgB/HAM1 family non-canonical purine NTP pyrophosphatase, whose product MLVTHRKLTPGKLVIASHNAGKVREIRALLEPYGIEPVSAGDLGLPEPEETGTTFRENALLKAHASASAANLPALADDSGLEVAALGGRPGVYTADWAERQAFEGLPGRDWYMAMGKVEGLLAEQGPDVDRSARFVCTLALAWPDGHAEIFEGRAEGRLTWPPRGKLGFGYDPVFVPEGRTQTFAEIPPAEKHAISHRADAFAKLVSGVF is encoded by the coding sequence ATGCTTGTGACCCATCGCAAACTTACCCCCGGAAAGCTGGTCATCGCCAGCCATAATGCGGGCAAGGTGCGCGAGATTCGCGCGCTGCTCGAACCTTATGGGATTGAGCCGGTGTCGGCGGGCGATCTGGGCCTGCCGGAGCCCGAAGAGACGGGAACGACTTTTCGCGAAAATGCGCTGCTGAAGGCGCATGCCAGCGCCAGCGCCGCGAATTTGCCCGCACTTGCCGATGACAGCGGGCTGGAAGTCGCGGCGCTGGGCGGACGCCCCGGCGTCTATACCGCCGACTGGGCCGAGCGGCAGGCGTTCGAAGGCCTGCCGGGGCGCGACTGGTATATGGCGATGGGCAAGGTCGAAGGGCTGCTGGCCGAACAGGGGCCCGATGTCGACCGCAGCGCGCGCTTTGTCTGCACGCTGGCGCTCGCCTGGCCCGATGGTCATGCCGAAATTTTCGAAGGCCGCGCCGAAGGCAGGCTGACCTGGCCGCCGCGCGGCAAGCTGGGCTTTGGTTATGACCCGGTATTTGTGCCAGAGGGCCGCACCCAGACTTTTGCCGAAATTCCACCGGCCGAAAAACATGCGATCAGCCACCGCGCCGATGCCTTTGCCAAGCTGGTGTCGGGGGTGTTTTGA
- a CDS encoding tyrosine-type recombinase/integrase: MADDLIREWDAHLAHEKRRSVHTRRAYVATAERFCAFLSRHLGGAVDARALAGLSAADLRGFLAERRAEGLGNASAARELSAVRSFLRFVGGSGASVPQMRGPRVKKGLPRPVAPAEALELAQDMEAQARQSWAGARDFALMLLLYGAGLRIGEALALTGAAVPMGETLRVTGKRGKTRVVPIIAPVAAAVARYVAACPYPIAGDGPLFLGVRGGPLEPGVVRANVRAARRALGLPERTTPHALRHSFATHLLAGGADLRSLQELLGHASLASTQIYTAVDAAHLLDVYRAAHPRAE, translated from the coding sequence TTGGCCGACGATCTGATCCGCGAGTGGGATGCCCATCTGGCGCATGAAAAGCGCCGGTCGGTGCACACGCGCCGCGCCTATGTTGCGACGGCGGAGCGTTTTTGCGCCTTTTTGTCGCGGCATTTGGGCGGTGCGGTCGATGCGCGCGCGCTGGCGGGGCTGAGCGCGGCGGATTTGCGCGGCTTTCTGGCGGAGCGGCGCGCCGAGGGGCTGGGCAATGCCTCGGCAGCGCGCGAGCTGTCGGCGGTGCGGTCCTTCCTGCGCTTTGTCGGCGGCAGCGGGGCGAGCGTTCCGCAGATGCGGGGGCCGCGCGTCAAAAAGGGGCTGCCGCGCCCCGTGGCCCCGGCGGAGGCGCTGGAACTGGCGCAGGATATGGAAGCACAGGCGCGGCAGAGCTGGGCGGGCGCGCGCGACTTTGCGCTGATGCTGCTGCTCTATGGCGCGGGGCTGCGGATTGGCGAGGCGCTGGCGCTGACCGGCGCGGCGGTGCCGATGGGCGAGACGCTGCGCGTGACGGGCAAGCGCGGCAAGACGCGCGTGGTGCCGATTATCGCGCCGGTGGCGGCGGCGGTGGCGCGCTATGTCGCCGCCTGCCCCTATCCGATCGCGGGCGATGGGCCGCTGTTTCTGGGGGTGCGCGGCGGGCCGCTCGAACCCGGGGTGGTGCGCGCCAATGTTCGCGCCGCGCGCCGCGCGCTCGGCCTGCCCGAACGCACGACGCCGCACGCGCTGCGGCACAGTTTCGCGACCCATTTGCTGGCGGGCGGGGCCGATCTGCGGAGCCTGCAGGAATTGCTGGGCCATGCGAGCCTCGCTTCGACGCAAATTTATACGGCGGTGGATGCCGCGCATTTGCTGGATGTCTATCGCGCGGCGCATCCGCGGGCGGAATAG
- the hemW gene encoding radical SAM family heme chaperone HemW: MAEPLALYVHWPFCVSKCPYCDFNSHVRESVDQAAWRDALLADLRHEAALLSGRRVSSIFFGGGTPSLMPPATVAAVIAEADALWGLTDGCEITLEANPNSVEVANFAALAAAGVNRVSIGVQSFDSAALDFLGRAHSGEEARRAIAAAQAHFARVSFDLIYARPGQALAAWESELADALAFGTGHLSLYQLTIEPGTRFATLAAKGELVIPDGDAAADLFDATQAMTRAAGLPRYEVSNHARAGEESRHNLTYWRYGDYAGVGPGAHGRRLAQATERHKKPENFLSAVERNGHGLKVEADLPGQERATEAMLMGLRLSEGVDLARIEARSGLARADFVEDDAVARLVAQGLMQADGDRLAVSEAGILLLDTILSEVVRTG, encoded by the coding sequence ATGGCCGAGCCGCTTGCCCTTTATGTCCACTGGCCCTTTTGCGTGAGCAAATGCCCCTATTGCGACTTTAACAGCCATGTGCGCGAAAGCGTCGATCAGGCGGCGTGGCGCGATGCGCTGCTGGCCGATTTGCGCCATGAAGCCGCGTTGCTTTCGGGGCGGCGGGTGTCTTCGATCTTTTTTGGCGGGGGAACGCCCAGCCTGATGCCGCCGGCGACGGTAGCGGCGGTGATCGCCGAGGCCGATGCCCTGTGGGGGCTGACGGACGGCTGTGAGATCACGCTGGAGGCGAACCCCAATTCGGTCGAGGTCGCCAATTTTGCGGCGCTGGCGGCGGCGGGGGTCAATCGCGTGTCGATTGGTGTGCAAAGCTTTGACAGCGCGGCGCTGGACTTTCTGGGCCGCGCACATAGCGGCGAGGAGGCGCGGCGGGCGATTGCGGCGGCGCAGGCGCATTTTGCGCGGGTCAGTTTTGACCTCATCTATGCGCGGCCCGGACAGGCGCTGGCGGCGTGGGAGAGCGAACTCGCCGATGCGCTGGCTTTTGGAACGGGGCATTTGTCGCTCTATCAATTGACGATCGAGCCGGGGACGCGCTTTGCGACGCTGGCGGCCAAGGGGGAGCTGGTCATCCCCGATGGCGATGCCGCCGCCGACCTGTTCGACGCGACGCAGGCGATGACGCGCGCCGCCGGGCTGCCGCGCTATGAAGTGTCGAACCATGCGCGGGCGGGGGAGGAAAGCCGCCATAATCTGACCTATTGGCGTTATGGCGATTATGCCGGGGTCGGCCCCGGGGCGCATGGGCGGCGGCTCGCGCAGGCGACCGAGCGGCACAAGAAGCCGGAAAATTTCCTGTCGGCGGTGGAGCGCAACGGCCATGGGCTGAAGGTCGAGGCCGACCTGCCGGGGCAGGAGCGCGCGACCGAGGCGATGCTGATGGGGCTGCGCCTGTCCGAAGGGGTGGATCTGGCGCGGATCGAGGCGCGGAGCGGGCTGGCGCGCGCGGACTTTGTCGAGGACGATGCGGTGGCGCGGCTGGTGGCGCAGGGGCTGATGCAGGCGGATGGCGACCGGCTGGCGGTGAGCGAGGCGGGGATATTGCTGCTCGATACGATTCTTTCCGAAGTGGTGCGGACGGGTTAG
- a CDS encoding DedA family protein has product MTDFMLDLIESWGYAGIAVLMFLENVFPPIPSEVIMSLGGVAVAQGRFDFWPLVGVAVLGTTLGNWVWYWVGRAYGYHRLKPLVDRYGRWLTMEWDEVERLHNWFLKYGSGIVFVCRFMPVARTMISLPAGLMGMNQLKFLVWTAAGSTIWITALAGAGNWFGRQFAEVDRFIGPVAVIAIGAMLLFYIYRVITWKPKAQRSD; this is encoded by the coding sequence ATGACCGACTTCATGCTCGATCTCATCGAATCCTGGGGTTACGCCGGGATTGCGGTGCTGATGTTTCTAGAAAATGTCTTTCCGCCCATCCCGTCGGAAGTGATCATGAGCCTTGGCGGCGTCGCCGTCGCGCAGGGGCGCTTTGACTTCTGGCCGCTCGTCGGGGTGGCCGTCCTCGGCACCACGCTTGGCAATTGGGTCTGGTATTGGGTCGGGCGCGCCTATGGCTATCATCGCCTCAAACCCCTCGTCGATCGCTATGGCCGCTGGCTGACGATGGAATGGGACGAGGTGGAGCGGCTCCACAATTGGTTCCTGAAATATGGGTCGGGCATTGTTTTCGTCTGCCGCTTCATGCCGGTCGCCCGCACGATGATCTCGCTGCCCGCCGGACTGATGGGGATGAACCAGCTCAAATTTCTGGTCTGGACCGCCGCCGGATCGACCATCTGGATCACCGCGCTCGCGGGTGCGGGAAACTGGTTCGGCCGCCAGTTCGCCGAGGTCGACCGCTTCATCGGCCCCGTCGCGGTCATCGCCATCGGCGCGATGCTCCTCTTCTACATCTACCGCGTCATCACGTGGAAGCCCAAGGCCCAGCGCAGCGACTAG
- a CDS encoding penicillin-binding protein activator gives MLRGLGVVALGGLLAACQVVPKSADPRPAPPPEQPREPVGPGLPTDTDRHRVALLVPQKGTNADVGTAIANATTMALLDTRTEKVRITTYDTSLGAAAAARQAIADGNKLILGPLLSENVQEVAPIARAAKIPVLSFSNDSSVAGNGVFIMGFVPGQSVERIVAYAKTKGHSRFGALVPKNVYGDRATAAFRAAVKEAGGTLVAIESYDRTATALSGAARRLAHGGEMDAVLIADTGGNAVRAVPVIKGAGERQILGTELWNTDASLGGRPAMRGAWFASVSDGLYGQLATKYRTRFGRAPYRLASLGYDSVLLTVRIAQDWKPGTAFPTTRLLASDGFGGIDGIFRFDNRGIAIRALEVSEIGAGGFRVVDPAPRKW, from the coding sequence ATGCTCCGCGGTCTGGGCGTCGTTGCGCTGGGCGGACTGCTTGCTGCCTGTCAGGTGGTGCCGAAAAGCGCCGACCCGCGCCCCGCGCCGCCGCCCGAACAGCCGCGTGAGCCTGTCGGCCCCGGATTGCCGACCGATACCGACCGTCATCGCGTGGCGCTTCTCGTTCCCCAAAAGGGCACCAATGCCGATGTCGGCACCGCCATTGCGAATGCGACGACGATGGCGCTGCTCGATACAAGGACCGAAAAGGTCCGCATCACCACCTATGATACGTCGCTGGGCGCGGCGGCTGCCGCGCGGCAGGCGATTGCAGATGGAAACAAGCTGATCCTGGGGCCACTGCTCAGCGAAAATGTGCAGGAAGTGGCGCCGATTGCGCGCGCGGCGAAAATTCCGGTGCTGAGCTTTTCGAACGACAGCAGCGTGGCCGGGAATGGCGTTTTCATCATGGGCTTTGTCCCCGGCCAGTCGGTCGAGCGGATCGTCGCTTATGCCAAAACCAAGGGGCACAGCCGCTTTGGCGCGCTCGTTCCCAAAAATGTCTATGGCGACCGGGCGACCGCCGCTTTTCGCGCAGCGGTCAAGGAGGCGGGCGGCACGCTGGTCGCCATCGAAAGCTATGATCGCACCGCCACCGCGCTCAGCGGCGCGGCGCGGCGACTGGCCCATGGCGGCGAAATGGACGCGGTGCTGATCGCCGACACCGGGGGCAATGCGGTGCGCGCGGTGCCTGTGATCAAAGGCGCGGGCGAGCGCCAGATTTTGGGCACCGAATTGTGGAATACCGACGCTTCGCTGGGCGGACGTCCGGCAATGCGCGGCGCCTGGTTCGCCAGCGTGTCCGATGGGCTTTATGGGCAGCTTGCGACCAAATATCGGACACGGTTCGGACGCGCACCCTATCGTCTTGCCAGCCTGGGCTATGATTCGGTGCTGCTGACGGTGCGGATCGCACAGGATTGGAAGCCGGGAACGGCTTTTCCGACGACGCGCCTGCTTGCCTCCGACGGCTTTGGTGGAATTGACGGCATCTTCCGTTTTGACAATCGCGGCATTGCGATCCGGGCGCTGGAAGTCAGCGAAATCGGTGCCGGCGGCTTCCGCGTCGTGGACCCCGCACCGCGCAAATGGTAA
- the grpE gene encoding nucleotide exchange factor GrpE: MTDIKKETPVEDTATPDNSSNEQARNGAETEQQLGEGEPTAEAGQDEAAKLAEQLAATQQDLLYARAETQNVRRRAEKEVADAHAYAATKFARDILSVADNLGRALASLTEEQRANEAIKPLVTGLEATERELMSVFERHGITRIAAIGLPLDPNQHQAMMEIPSDKEAGTIVQEMQAGYMIKDRLLRPAMVGVAKKAD, from the coding sequence ATGACAGACATAAAGAAAGAAACGCCGGTCGAAGACACGGCGACCCCCGACAACAGCAGCAACGAACAGGCCCGGAACGGCGCCGAAACGGAGCAGCAGCTCGGCGAAGGCGAACCGACGGCAGAGGCCGGACAGGATGAGGCCGCAAAGCTTGCCGAGCAGCTCGCCGCGACCCAGCAGGACCTGCTCTATGCCCGCGCCGAAACGCAAAATGTGCGCCGCCGCGCCGAAAAGGAAGTGGCCGACGCCCACGCCTATGCCGCGACCAAATTTGCGCGCGACATTCTCTCGGTCGCCGACAATCTCGGCCGCGCGCTCGCCTCGTTGACCGAGGAACAGCGCGCCAATGAAGCGATCAAGCCGCTCGTCACCGGCCTTGAAGCCACCGAGCGCGAATTGATGAGCGTCTTCGAACGCCATGGCATCACCCGCATCGCCGCCATCGGCCTACCGCTCGACCCCAATCAGCATCAGGCGATGATGGAAATCCCCAGCGACAAGGAAGCGGGCACAATCGTTCAGGAAATGCAGGCCGGCTATATGATCAAGGACCGGCTGCTGCGCCCCGCCATGGTCGGCGTCGCCAAGAAAGCCGACTGA